Proteins co-encoded in one Zalophus californianus isolate mZalCal1 chromosome 9, mZalCal1.pri.v2, whole genome shotgun sequence genomic window:
- the LOC113922266 gene encoding solute carrier family 2, facilitated glucose transporter member 3 isoform X1 codes for MERNEQVVTAPLIFAISIATIGSFQFGYNTGVINAPEMIIKDFLNYTLEETLSDRPTEVLLTSLWSLSVAIFSVGGMIGSFSVGLFVNRFGRRNSMLIVNLLAVAGGCLMGFCKIARSVEMLILGRLVIGIFCGLCTGFVPMYIGEVSPTALRGAFGTLNQLGIVIGILVAQIFGLKVIMGTEELWPLLLGFTIIPAVLQSAALPFCPESPRFLLINRKEEESARDILQRLWGTQDVTQDIQEMKDESTRMAQEKQATVLELFRSRSYQQPIMISIMLQLSQQLSGINAVFYYSTGIFKDAGVQEPIYATIGAGVVNTIFTVVSLFLVERAGRRTLHMTGLGGMAVCSIFMTISLLLKDNYNWMSFVCIGAILVFVAFFEIGPGPIPWFIVAELFSQGPRPAAMAVAGCSNWTSNFLVGLLFPSAAFYLGAYVFIIFTGFLILFLVFTFFKVPETRGRTFEEITRAFEGQAREANRAEKGPIVEMNSIEPTKETATV; via the exons gtcACAGCGCCTCTGATCTTTGCCATCTCCATTGCTACAAtaggctctttccagtttggctacaACACCGGAGTCATCAATGCTCCTGAGATG ATCATAAAGGACTTTCTCAATTACACCCTGGAGGAGACGTTGAGCGACCGTCCCACTGAAGTGTTACTCACTTCCCTCTGGTCCTTGTCTGTGGCCATCTTCTCCGTTGGTGGTATGATTGGCTCCTTCTCCGTTGGACTCTTTGTCAACCGCTTTGGCAG GCGCAATTCAATGCTCATTGTCAACCTCTTGGCTGTTGCTGGTGGCTGCCTTATGGGGTTCTGCAAAATAGCCCGGTCGGTTGAAATGCTGATCCTGGGCCGCTTGGTTATTGGCATCTTCTGTGGCCTCTGCACGGGTTTTGTGCCCATGTACATCGGCGAggtctctcccactgccctgcgGGGGGCCTTTGGCACTCTCAACCAGCTGGGCATCGTCATCGGGATCCTGGTGGCTCAG ATCTTTGGTCTGAAAGTCATCATGGGGACTGAAGAGCTTTGGCCCCTGCTTTTGGGCTTCACCATCATTCCAGCTGTCCTGCAAAGCGCAGCCCTTCCGTTCTGCCCCGAGAGTCCTAGATTTTTGCTCATcaacagaaaggaagaggagagtgcTAGGGACA TCCTCCAGCGATTGTGGGGCACCCAGGACGTGACTCAGGACATCCAGGAGATGAAAGATGAGAGCACCAGGATGGCACAAGAGAAGCAAGCCACGGTGCTGGAGCTCTTCAGGTCACGCAGCTACCAGCAGCCCATTATGATTTCCATCATGCTCCAGCTGTCCCAGCAGCTGTCTGGAATCAATGCT GTGTTCTATTATTCAACAGGAATCTTCAAAGATGCAGGTGTTCAGGAGCCAATCTATGCCACCATCGGCGCGGGTGTAGTTAATACCATCTTCACTGTTGTCTCT cTGTTTCTGGTggaaagggcagggaggaggactCTCCATATGACTGGCCTTGGAGGGATGGCTGTTTGTTCCATCTTTATGACCATCTCATTGTTACTAAAG GATAACTATAATTGGATGAGCTTTGTTTGTATTGGAGCTATCTTGGTCTTTGTGGCCTTCTTTGAAATTGGCCCAGGCCCCATTCCCTGGTTTATCGTGGCCGAACTCTTCAGCCAAGGACCCCGCCCGGCCGCGATGGCCGTGGCTGGTTGTTCCAACTGGACCTCCAACTTCCTGGTCGGGCTCCTGTTCCCTTCAGCTGCA TTCTATTTAGGAGCCTATGTTTTTATCATCTTCACTGGCTTCCTCATTCTCTTCTTGGTGTTCACCTTCTTCAAAGTCCCTGAGACTCGTGGCCGGACTTTTGAGGAAATCACACGAGCCTTCGAGGGGCAGGCTCGGGAGGCTAACAGAGCTGAGAAAGGCCCCATCGTGGAGATGAACAGCATCGAGCCCACGAAGGAAACTGCCACCGTCTAA
- the LOC113922266 gene encoding solute carrier family 2, facilitated glucose transporter member 3 isoform X2, which translates to MGTQKVTAPLIFAISIATIGSFQFGYNTGVINAPEMIIKDFLNYTLEETLSDRPTEVLLTSLWSLSVAIFSVGGMIGSFSVGLFVNRFGRRNSMLIVNLLAVAGGCLMGFCKIARSVEMLILGRLVIGIFCGLCTGFVPMYIGEVSPTALRGAFGTLNQLGIVIGILVAQIFGLKVIMGTEELWPLLLGFTIIPAVLQSAALPFCPESPRFLLINRKEEESARDILQRLWGTQDVTQDIQEMKDESTRMAQEKQATVLELFRSRSYQQPIMISIMLQLSQQLSGINAVFYYSTGIFKDAGVQEPIYATIGAGVVNTIFTVVSLFLVERAGRRTLHMTGLGGMAVCSIFMTISLLLKDNYNWMSFVCIGAILVFVAFFEIGPGPIPWFIVAELFSQGPRPAAMAVAGCSNWTSNFLVGLLFPSAAFYLGAYVFIIFTGFLILFLVFTFFKVPETRGRTFEEITRAFEGQAREANRAEKGPIVEMNSIEPTKETATV; encoded by the exons ATGGGGACACAGAAG gtcACAGCGCCTCTGATCTTTGCCATCTCCATTGCTACAAtaggctctttccagtttggctacaACACCGGAGTCATCAATGCTCCTGAGATG ATCATAAAGGACTTTCTCAATTACACCCTGGAGGAGACGTTGAGCGACCGTCCCACTGAAGTGTTACTCACTTCCCTCTGGTCCTTGTCTGTGGCCATCTTCTCCGTTGGTGGTATGATTGGCTCCTTCTCCGTTGGACTCTTTGTCAACCGCTTTGGCAG GCGCAATTCAATGCTCATTGTCAACCTCTTGGCTGTTGCTGGTGGCTGCCTTATGGGGTTCTGCAAAATAGCCCGGTCGGTTGAAATGCTGATCCTGGGCCGCTTGGTTATTGGCATCTTCTGTGGCCTCTGCACGGGTTTTGTGCCCATGTACATCGGCGAggtctctcccactgccctgcgGGGGGCCTTTGGCACTCTCAACCAGCTGGGCATCGTCATCGGGATCCTGGTGGCTCAG ATCTTTGGTCTGAAAGTCATCATGGGGACTGAAGAGCTTTGGCCCCTGCTTTTGGGCTTCACCATCATTCCAGCTGTCCTGCAAAGCGCAGCCCTTCCGTTCTGCCCCGAGAGTCCTAGATTTTTGCTCATcaacagaaaggaagaggagagtgcTAGGGACA TCCTCCAGCGATTGTGGGGCACCCAGGACGTGACTCAGGACATCCAGGAGATGAAAGATGAGAGCACCAGGATGGCACAAGAGAAGCAAGCCACGGTGCTGGAGCTCTTCAGGTCACGCAGCTACCAGCAGCCCATTATGATTTCCATCATGCTCCAGCTGTCCCAGCAGCTGTCTGGAATCAATGCT GTGTTCTATTATTCAACAGGAATCTTCAAAGATGCAGGTGTTCAGGAGCCAATCTATGCCACCATCGGCGCGGGTGTAGTTAATACCATCTTCACTGTTGTCTCT cTGTTTCTGGTggaaagggcagggaggaggactCTCCATATGACTGGCCTTGGAGGGATGGCTGTTTGTTCCATCTTTATGACCATCTCATTGTTACTAAAG GATAACTATAATTGGATGAGCTTTGTTTGTATTGGAGCTATCTTGGTCTTTGTGGCCTTCTTTGAAATTGGCCCAGGCCCCATTCCCTGGTTTATCGTGGCCGAACTCTTCAGCCAAGGACCCCGCCCGGCCGCGATGGCCGTGGCTGGTTGTTCCAACTGGACCTCCAACTTCCTGGTCGGGCTCCTGTTCCCTTCAGCTGCA TTCTATTTAGGAGCCTATGTTTTTATCATCTTCACTGGCTTCCTCATTCTCTTCTTGGTGTTCACCTTCTTCAAAGTCCCTGAGACTCGTGGCCGGACTTTTGAGGAAATCACACGAGCCTTCGAGGGGCAGGCTCGGGAGGCTAACAGAGCTGAGAAAGGCCCCATCGTGGAGATGAACAGCATCGAGCCCACGAAGGAAACTGCCACCGTCTAA
- the LOC113922266 gene encoding solute carrier family 2, facilitated glucose transporter member 3 isoform X3 — protein MLIVNLLAVAGGCLMGFCKIARSVEMLILGRLVIGIFCGLCTGFVPMYIGEVSPTALRGAFGTLNQLGIVIGILVAQIFGLKVIMGTEELWPLLLGFTIIPAVLQSAALPFCPESPRFLLINRKEEESARDILQRLWGTQDVTQDIQEMKDESTRMAQEKQATVLELFRSRSYQQPIMISIMLQLSQQLSGINAVFYYSTGIFKDAGVQEPIYATIGAGVVNTIFTVVSLFLVERAGRRTLHMTGLGGMAVCSIFMTISLLLKDNYNWMSFVCIGAILVFVAFFEIGPGPIPWFIVAELFSQGPRPAAMAVAGCSNWTSNFLVGLLFPSAAFYLGAYVFIIFTGFLILFLVFTFFKVPETRGRTFEEITRAFEGQAREANRAEKGPIVEMNSIEPTKETATV, from the exons ATGCTCATTGTCAACCTCTTGGCTGTTGCTGGTGGCTGCCTTATGGGGTTCTGCAAAATAGCCCGGTCGGTTGAAATGCTGATCCTGGGCCGCTTGGTTATTGGCATCTTCTGTGGCCTCTGCACGGGTTTTGTGCCCATGTACATCGGCGAggtctctcccactgccctgcgGGGGGCCTTTGGCACTCTCAACCAGCTGGGCATCGTCATCGGGATCCTGGTGGCTCAG ATCTTTGGTCTGAAAGTCATCATGGGGACTGAAGAGCTTTGGCCCCTGCTTTTGGGCTTCACCATCATTCCAGCTGTCCTGCAAAGCGCAGCCCTTCCGTTCTGCCCCGAGAGTCCTAGATTTTTGCTCATcaacagaaaggaagaggagagtgcTAGGGACA TCCTCCAGCGATTGTGGGGCACCCAGGACGTGACTCAGGACATCCAGGAGATGAAAGATGAGAGCACCAGGATGGCACAAGAGAAGCAAGCCACGGTGCTGGAGCTCTTCAGGTCACGCAGCTACCAGCAGCCCATTATGATTTCCATCATGCTCCAGCTGTCCCAGCAGCTGTCTGGAATCAATGCT GTGTTCTATTATTCAACAGGAATCTTCAAAGATGCAGGTGTTCAGGAGCCAATCTATGCCACCATCGGCGCGGGTGTAGTTAATACCATCTTCACTGTTGTCTCT cTGTTTCTGGTggaaagggcagggaggaggactCTCCATATGACTGGCCTTGGAGGGATGGCTGTTTGTTCCATCTTTATGACCATCTCATTGTTACTAAAG GATAACTATAATTGGATGAGCTTTGTTTGTATTGGAGCTATCTTGGTCTTTGTGGCCTTCTTTGAAATTGGCCCAGGCCCCATTCCCTGGTTTATCGTGGCCGAACTCTTCAGCCAAGGACCCCGCCCGGCCGCGATGGCCGTGGCTGGTTGTTCCAACTGGACCTCCAACTTCCTGGTCGGGCTCCTGTTCCCTTCAGCTGCA TTCTATTTAGGAGCCTATGTTTTTATCATCTTCACTGGCTTCCTCATTCTCTTCTTGGTGTTCACCTTCTTCAAAGTCCCTGAGACTCGTGGCCGGACTTTTGAGGAAATCACACGAGCCTTCGAGGGGCAGGCTCGGGAGGCTAACAGAGCTGAGAAAGGCCCCATCGTGGAGATGAACAGCATCGAGCCCACGAAGGAAACTGCCACCGTCTAA